One Mangifera indica cultivar Alphonso chromosome 4, CATAS_Mindica_2.1, whole genome shotgun sequence genomic region harbors:
- the LOC123213229 gene encoding probable signal peptidase complex subunit 1 produces the protein MDWQGQKLAEHLMQIMLLASAVVAFVTGYVLGSFQMMMLIYAGGVVLTTLITVPNWPFFKRHSLKWLDPSEAEKHPKPQVGVSSKKKPGKK, from the coding sequence ATGGATTGGCAAGGGCAAAAATTAGCGGAGCACTTGATGCAGATAATGCTGTTGGCGTCTGCAGTTGTGGCATTTGTTACTGGTTATGTGTTGGGATCATTTCAGATGATGATGTTGATATATGCAGGTGGGGTGGTTCTCACCACATTGATCACTGTCCCTAATTGGCCTTTCTTCAAGCGCCACTCTCTCAAGTGGCTGGATCCAAGTGAAGCTGAAAAGCATCCCAAACCGCAGGTGGGTGTTAGTTCAAAGAAAAAGCCTGGTAAGAAGTAG